A window of Sphingobacterium sp. SRCM116780 contains these coding sequences:
- a CDS encoding DUF983 domain-containing protein — protein sequence MSTSKSYAILHSKCPRCHVGNMFDGPAYSLRKQKMYDTCHVCNLTFEIEPGYFYAAMYVSYAMSVTEVVTFAVATAVISGSESPWTYLLVLCVTIIIFAPFNYRYSRLVLLHLMTPKISYDPKWELQYENKNKSDSI from the coding sequence ATGTCTACATCTAAAAGTTATGCTATCCTCCATTCAAAATGTCCAAGATGTCATGTGGGAAATATGTTTGATGGGCCAGCCTATAGTTTGCGTAAACAAAAGATGTACGATACATGTCATGTTTGTAATTTGACCTTCGAAATTGAACCTGGTTATTTCTATGCGGCTATGTATGTAAGCTACGCTATGTCTGTTACTGAGGTAGTAACATTCGCTGTGGCAACAGCGGTCATTTCAGGAAGTGAATCACCTTGGACTTACTTGCTTGTACTTTGCGTGACTATTATAATTTTTGCCCCCTTTAATTATCGTTATTCAAGATTGGTGCTATTACACTTGATGACACCTAAAATCAGTTATGATCCGAAATGGGAGCTTCAATATGAAAATAAAAACAAGAGCGATTCTATTTAG
- the greA gene encoding transcription elongation factor GreA produces MAEVTYYTAEGLQKLKEELHYLKTEGRSLISNAIAEARDKGDLSENAEYDAAKEAQGLHEAKIANLENTLAGARLIDESKLDTSKVLALSIVKIKNKKNGAEMTYQLVSETEADMKLGKISVKSPIAKGLLGKSKGDIALIDVPAGQIEFEIIEISR; encoded by the coding sequence ATGGCAGAAGTAACTTATTACACCGCAGAGGGATTACAAAAACTCAAGGAAGAGTTGCACTATCTTAAGACTGAAGGAAGATCTCTTATCTCCAATGCAATAGCTGAGGCTCGAGATAAAGGAGATTTGTCTGAAAATGCAGAATATGATGCTGCAAAAGAAGCTCAAGGTTTACATGAAGCGAAAATCGCTAATTTGGAGAATACATTAGCTGGAGCACGATTGATTGATGAATCAAAATTAGACACATCAAAAGTATTAGCATTATCTATCGTAAAAATTAAAAATAAGAAAAATGGCGCTGAAATGACTTATCAATTGGTTTCCGAAACAGAAGCGGATATGAAGTTGGGTAAGATTTCTGTTAAGTCACCTATTGCTAAAGGTTTACTTGGTAAATCAAAAGGCGATATTGCTTTAATAGATGTTCCTGCTGGTCAGATCGAATTCGAAATTATCGAAATTTCTAGATAA
- a CDS encoding hemolysin family protein produces the protein MALDIFWTLFLVLANGFFVAAEFAIVKVRASQIELQAKSGSKVAAIAKNITEHLDGYLAATQLGITLASLALGWVGEAVMTQIVHNFFGLFNIELNGPWSKNLGHILAFSIITVLHIVFGELAPKSIAIQKPVATTMKIAIPLQIFYYVLRPFIWVLNGFANLLLKAIGINIHSGESSHSSEELQYLLDKGKESGALDTSEHELIKNVFDFNERIVKNIMVPRTKIVAVEETCEATEFINMVTEEGYSRIPIYEDSIDQIVGIVHTKDILPIVMKGKEVVLKDIMRKPYFIPETKKINDLMAEFQLKRIQLAIVLDEFGGTAGMVTLEDIVEELVGEIQDEYDEETPVVERISENEYMVDAGASIHDVNEFLPLELPESQDYDTVSGLVSDFFDKIPEVGEYKEVFGYTFTIIRKTQQNIEFVKLELVESMNDDQDD, from the coding sequence ATGGCTCTTGATATATTTTGGACGCTATTTCTAGTACTTGCAAATGGATTTTTCGTAGCAGCAGAGTTTGCTATTGTGAAAGTTCGTGCATCACAAATTGAATTGCAAGCTAAGTCAGGTAGTAAAGTTGCGGCAATTGCAAAAAATATTACTGAGCATTTAGATGGTTATTTGGCAGCAACACAATTAGGTATTACATTAGCCTCACTTGCTCTAGGTTGGGTAGGTGAAGCTGTAATGACACAAATTGTACATAACTTTTTCGGTTTGTTCAATATTGAGCTAAATGGACCTTGGTCCAAAAACTTAGGTCATATTTTAGCGTTTAGTATTATTACCGTACTTCATATTGTTTTTGGAGAATTAGCTCCTAAATCAATTGCTATACAAAAACCTGTCGCTACTACCATGAAGATTGCGATTCCATTGCAAATCTTCTATTATGTGTTAAGACCATTTATTTGGGTTTTGAATGGCTTTGCTAATTTATTACTTAAAGCAATAGGTATTAATATACATAGTGGTGAATCTTCGCACTCCTCAGAGGAGCTACAATATTTATTGGATAAAGGAAAAGAAAGTGGTGCTTTAGATACTTCGGAACATGAGTTAATTAAGAATGTGTTCGATTTTAACGAACGTATTGTTAAAAATATTATGGTTCCCCGTACTAAAATCGTAGCAGTCGAAGAAACTTGTGAAGCGACAGAATTCATTAATATGGTGACCGAAGAAGGGTATTCTCGTATTCCTATTTACGAAGATAGTATAGATCAAATTGTTGGTATTGTCCATACCAAAGATATTCTGCCTATTGTCATGAAAGGTAAAGAAGTAGTGTTGAAAGATATCATGCGTAAACCTTACTTTATTCCTGAAACGAAAAAAATAAATGATTTGATGGCTGAATTTCAATTGAAAAGAATTCAGTTAGCGATTGTTTTAGATGAATTTGGAGGAACAGCTGGTATGGTCACATTGGAAGACATTGTAGAAGAACTTGTTGGTGAGATCCAAGATGAATATGATGAAGAAACACCAGTAGTGGAGCGTATTTCTGAAAATGAATATATGGTTGATGCTGGTGCGAGTATTCATGATGTCAATGAATTCCTGCCATTAGAATTACCAGAGAGTCAAGATTATGATACTGTTTCGGGATTGGTGAGTGATTTCTTTGATAAAATTCCAGAAGTAGGGGAGTATAAAGAAGTATTTGGATATACATTTACCATTATTCGTAAGACACAACAGAATATTGAATTTGTGAAATTGGAATTGGTAGAATCTATGAATGACGATCAAGATGATTAA
- a CDS encoding alpha/beta hydrolase family protein → MDNSCSKKKTERIPIASFFSTPEKSSFKISPNGKFVAYIGMDNHCKNIFLLNLSNQDSSKQLTYQNDINVNSFIWGDNEEIIFSTEQTSNDSLRLSAVNIHTDAIQPLIKPVKAKFRWVQPARLYHDGIIVAINQRDSSTFDLYKLFVDGRKPEMIYQNPGNISSWFISNDGEVRLAMANDSVEESLMFRANDLEPFQQVLKNDFSSTIIPMGFVKNSTTNIYALSNIGRDKLSLVEYDLNQKREVQEIFSNKEVDLDQGGYSFYTNEMLYISYTIAKKRRHFFNKDIANIFNMISEKAKGSEFEIMNADSALNKIIVRTYTDTNPGAIYYFDRHDDELHKLTDNNPNLKERELSQTEFVKYQARDGKIITGFITYPLYEDRKNLPVVVLPHDGPNNREVWGFDHEAQFLANRGYVVFQMNYRGSTGFGKEFWSAGFKEWGGKIQDDITDGVKWLIKEGIADKDKIAIVGRGFGGYSALHAACFNSDMYACAVSYSGFTNLFTYFRNIPPYVKPYLQKYYQIIGNPVRESSMFKQISPVFHSNSVNIPVLIAQGGKDRFSSVTDANQFVQKLKNNNIPVQYILKEEEGRTFKKDENIIQYYQELEKFLDKYIGK, encoded by the coding sequence TTGGACAATAGCTGTTCAAAAAAGAAAACAGAGCGTATACCTATTGCGAGCTTTTTCTCAACTCCTGAGAAGAGTTCTTTCAAAATTTCTCCAAATGGTAAATTCGTCGCATATATCGGGATGGACAACCACTGCAAAAATATTTTTTTATTGAATTTGTCCAATCAAGATAGCTCCAAACAATTGACCTATCAAAACGATATCAACGTTAACAGTTTTATTTGGGGAGATAATGAAGAAATTATTTTTTCGACAGAACAAACATCCAATGACAGTCTAAGATTGTCTGCTGTTAATATTCATACAGATGCTATTCAACCGCTAATAAAACCCGTGAAAGCAAAGTTTCGTTGGGTGCAACCTGCGAGATTATATCATGATGGAATTATTGTGGCTATTAATCAGCGCGACTCTTCTACTTTTGATTTGTACAAATTGTTTGTTGATGGACGAAAACCAGAGATGATCTATCAAAATCCTGGAAATATCAGTTCTTGGTTTATTTCAAATGATGGTGAAGTTAGATTAGCGATGGCTAATGATAGTGTCGAAGAATCGTTGATGTTTCGGGCGAATGATCTAGAACCATTTCAACAGGTTTTAAAAAATGACTTTAGTTCTACGATTATTCCGATGGGTTTTGTTAAAAATTCGACAACTAATATTTATGCATTATCAAATATAGGAAGGGATAAATTGTCATTAGTAGAATATGATTTGAATCAAAAAAGGGAAGTCCAGGAAATATTTAGTAATAAAGAAGTCGATCTTGATCAAGGAGGTTATTCATTTTACACAAATGAAATGCTGTATATCTCTTATACCATCGCTAAAAAGAGACGACATTTTTTTAATAAAGATATTGCAAATATTTTTAACATGATTTCTGAAAAAGCAAAAGGCTCCGAATTCGAAATCATGAATGCAGATTCTGCTCTGAATAAGATTATTGTGAGAACATATACCGATACAAATCCTGGAGCGATTTATTATTTTGATCGTCATGATGATGAATTACATAAACTCACGGATAATAATCCAAATCTAAAAGAACGGGAATTATCTCAAACGGAATTTGTGAAATATCAAGCACGAGATGGGAAAATAATTACTGGTTTTATTACTTATCCATTATATGAAGATCGAAAAAATCTTCCTGTTGTTGTTCTTCCGCATGATGGTCCTAACAATAGAGAAGTTTGGGGATTTGACCACGAAGCTCAGTTTTTAGCTAATCGTGGTTATGTGGTCTTCCAAATGAATTACCGAGGATCAACAGGTTTTGGTAAAGAGTTTTGGTCAGCAGGTTTTAAAGAGTGGGGAGGCAAGATTCAAGATGACATAACAGATGGGGTAAAATGGTTGATAAAAGAAGGAATTGCAGATAAAGATAAGATCGCAATTGTAGGGAGAGGTTTCGGTGGATATTCAGCCCTTCATGCCGCTTGTTTTAATTCAGATATGTACGCTTGTGCAGTCTCTTATTCAGGCTTTACCAACTTATTTACTTATTTTAGAAATATTCCTCCTTATGTTAAGCCATATTTACAGAAGTATTATCAAATTATCGGTAATCCAGTAAGAGAATCCAGTATGTTTAAGCAAATCTCCCCAGTATTCCATTCTAATAGTGTGAATATCCCTGTTTTGATTGCGCAGGGGGGGAAGGATCGATTTAGTTCTGTCACAGATGCAAACCAATTTGTTCAAAAGCTTAAGAATAATAATATTCCTGTTCAGTATATATTAAAAGAGGAAGAAGGCAGAACGTTTAAAAAAGATGAAAATATTATTCAATATTATCAAGAATTAGAGAAATTTTTGGATAAATATATCGGTAAATAG
- a CDS encoding inorganic diphosphatase, whose amino-acid sequence MSTQNPWHQVSPGTDVPNSVNAIIEISNGSKGKYELDKETGLLLLDRVLSSSVVYPANYGFIPQTYCDDHDPLDILVICSVDILPLTLVEAQIIGVMNMVDGGEQDDKIIAVAKNDPVYNYITDIEQLSPHSMKEIVQFFESYKALEKKNVVVEGVQGRKKAQQILLDSIELYKKEFVNK is encoded by the coding sequence ATGAGTACACAAAATCCTTGGCATCAAGTATCTCCAGGTACTGATGTGCCAAATTCAGTAAATGCAATTATTGAAATTTCAAATGGTTCAAAAGGTAAATATGAATTAGACAAAGAAACAGGACTTTTATTATTAGACCGTGTTTTGAGTTCTTCTGTTGTATATCCTGCAAATTACGGCTTTATCCCACAAACGTATTGTGATGATCATGATCCATTGGATATTTTAGTAATCTGTTCGGTTGACATCCTTCCTTTAACCTTAGTAGAGGCACAAATTATTGGTGTGATGAATATGGTTGATGGCGGTGAACAAGATGATAAAATCATTGCAGTAGCTAAAAATGATCCAGTTTATAACTATATTACGGATATTGAGCAACTTTCACCTCACAGTATGAAAGAAATTGTTCAATTCTTTGAAAGTTACAAAGCATTGGAGAAAAAGAATGTTGTTGTTGAAGGTGTTCAAGGACGTAAGAAAGCACAACAAATTCTATTGGATAGTATAGAATTGTACAAAAAAGAATTTGTTAACAAATAA
- a CDS encoding DUF4286 family protein — MAIKIYIFVFMYLYNVSIISEESVHQELVSWMKENLLAITNFSPKLLEMLHSPHEGVTYCLQIQVSSEDDIAQFQQDHLIHLQNEILSKYKDKAFVFDSTMRYL; from the coding sequence ATGGCAATTAAAATTTATATTTTTGTGTTCATGTATTTATATAACGTATCCATTATCTCAGAAGAATCTGTACATCAAGAACTCGTTTCTTGGATGAAGGAAAACCTGCTAGCAATAACAAATTTTAGTCCAAAACTTTTAGAAATGCTACATTCTCCGCACGAAGGAGTGACCTATTGTTTACAGATTCAAGTATCTTCGGAGGATGATATCGCGCAATTTCAACAAGATCATCTTATTCATTTACAAAATGAAATTTTATCAAAATATAAGGATAAAGCATTTGTTTTTGATAGTACAATGAGATATTTATAA
- a CDS encoding response regulator transcription factor, translated as MSKEITVAVIEDDENLRFLVRHRLETEGYNVVQTGDGNEAEKLILEQKPDVVLLDWMLPGKEGNEICEQIRKAGFENIVIMMTAKSQDIDKIEAYSFGVTDYISKPFNMDVLIAMIENKVRFFLPKNTPEVYHFGQTEHHPNVHSLVRDGKKIELTILENRILLHFLQNVGKEITREELMEVVWGYSSNVNTRTLDMHVVRLRKKIEKNPDKPYYLQTVRGLGYRFVDEEDN; from the coding sequence ATGAGCAAAGAAATAACTGTAGCTGTTATTGAGGATGATGAAAATTTACGCTTTTTAGTTCGACACAGATTAGAAACGGAAGGATACAATGTTGTTCAAACTGGAGATGGAAATGAGGCTGAAAAGCTAATTCTAGAGCAAAAACCAGATGTTGTATTGTTAGATTGGATGTTACCTGGTAAAGAAGGTAATGAAATCTGTGAACAAATTCGAAAAGCAGGATTTGAAAATATCGTCATCATGATGACTGCAAAGTCACAGGATATAGATAAGATCGAAGCTTATAGCTTTGGTGTTACAGATTATATTAGTAAACCTTTTAATATGGATGTGTTAATCGCCATGATTGAAAATAAGGTGCGTTTCTTCTTACCAAAAAATACACCCGAGGTTTATCATTTCGGACAAACAGAGCATCACCCAAATGTCCATTCTCTTGTAAGGGACGGTAAGAAAATCGAATTAACTATATTGGAGAATCGTATACTCTTGCACTTTTTACAAAATGTAGGCAAAGAAATTACACGTGAAGAGTTAATGGAGGTCGTGTGGGGGTATAGTTCAAATGTCAATACGAGAACATTGGATATGCACGTAGTCAGATTGAGAAAAAAGATTGAGAAAAATCCAGATAAACCTTATTATTTACAGACAGTGAGAGGGTTAGGTTATCGATTTGTTGATGAGGAAGATAATTAA
- a CDS encoding HIT family protein, with protein sequence MSTIFSKIVSGEISAYKVAESNDFLAFLDLSPLAKGHVLVIPKRETDYIFDINDDEYMALWVFSKIVAQGIQRVFPCKKIGIAVIGLEVAHAHIHLVPLNNVSDLNFSGPRLSLTNEELTETSEKIRESIINVTADN encoded by the coding sequence ATGTCTACAATTTTTTCAAAAATAGTGTCGGGAGAAATTTCTGCTTATAAAGTCGCAGAAAGTAATGATTTTTTAGCTTTTTTAGATCTTAGCCCTTTGGCTAAAGGACATGTTTTAGTTATTCCAAAACGAGAGACTGACTATATCTTTGATATAAATGATGACGAGTATATGGCTCTTTGGGTTTTTTCAAAAATTGTTGCACAAGGTATTCAACGTGTTTTTCCTTGTAAAAAAATTGGAATCGCAGTAATTGGATTGGAAGTGGCGCATGCTCATATTCATTTAGTGCCATTGAATAATGTTTCAGATTTAAATTTCTCTGGACCAAGATTGTCTTTAACGAATGAAGAATTAACAGAAACCTCTGAAAAAATTAGAGAATCAATTATCAATGTTACAGCTGATAATTAG
- a CDS encoding ABC transporter permease, with product MNTIQLVWKNISKQTGSTVLSILLTAFGVAILCVLSITSDSFEKQLENNSKHIDLVIGAKGSPLQLILSSVYHIDNPTGNIPLVEAEKIQHNPLVKLAVPVSLGDNYKGHRIVGTDTSFLTLYETKVERGKLFQKDFDVVIGTDVARKQNLKIGDQIHSSHGLSKDGHSHDEHPFTIVGILKHNDNITDNLILTSLASVWDVHGIAHTDDHQTTLTPKEIEAKEDLEETRDAYLHHHGEIVDEEHDHTHETPQEGEVIVKSIGADMIQSSGLEITALLVQYQSPAAIAILPRYIAQNTQMQAASPAMESTRLFSLLGVGIDSLKILAYIIMAIAGLSVFISLYTALKQRKYDLAVMRTLGASKLKLFSLVILEGLVITVIGGFIGLIIAHIVLYYISLQTSQSADFISAFKLNPSELVFILLACLIGIFSALIPAIKAYKTTISHILSNN from the coding sequence ATGAATACCATTCAATTAGTCTGGAAAAACATCAGTAAACAAACAGGATCGACAGTACTCAGTATTTTACTCACTGCTTTTGGTGTAGCGATATTATGTGTCCTATCGATTACCAGTGATAGTTTTGAAAAACAACTTGAAAATAATAGTAAACATATTGATTTAGTAATTGGGGCCAAAGGGAGTCCATTACAGTTGATATTATCTAGTGTTTATCACATCGATAACCCGACAGGGAATATCCCTCTAGTGGAAGCTGAAAAAATACAACATAACCCATTGGTTAAATTAGCAGTACCTGTATCTTTAGGAGATAATTATAAAGGGCACCGCATCGTGGGTACGGATACTAGTTTTCTTACACTCTATGAAACCAAAGTTGAACGAGGTAAATTGTTTCAAAAAGACTTCGACGTGGTTATTGGAACCGACGTTGCACGCAAACAAAATCTTAAAATTGGTGATCAGATCCATAGTTCTCATGGACTGAGCAAAGATGGTCATAGCCACGACGAGCACCCCTTCACGATTGTTGGTATATTAAAACATAATGATAATATTACAGATAATTTAATCTTAACAAGTTTAGCGAGTGTTTGGGATGTTCATGGTATTGCGCATACAGATGATCATCAAACGACATTAACTCCGAAAGAAATAGAAGCGAAAGAAGACCTAGAAGAGACAAGAGATGCCTACCTCCATCATCATGGAGAAATAGTAGATGAAGAACATGATCATACACATGAAACTCCACAAGAAGGAGAAGTTATTGTGAAATCAATCGGTGCAGACATGATACAGTCCTCAGGTTTAGAAATTACCGCATTATTAGTACAATACCAATCACCTGCTGCTATCGCTATATTGCCGAGATACATCGCCCAAAACACCCAAATGCAGGCAGCCTCCCCTGCTATGGAAAGTACACGTTTATTTTCTTTATTAGGCGTAGGGATTGATTCATTGAAAATACTGGCTTATATCATTATGGCCATTGCTGGATTAAGTGTTTTCATAAGCCTTTATACGGCTTTAAAACAGCGTAAGTATGACCTAGCAGTCATGCGTACATTAGGAGCTTCCAAGTTGAAATTGTTTTCATTAGTGATCTTGGAAGGCTTAGTAATTACAGTAATAGGCGGTTTTATAGGTCTCATTATCGCACATATTGTACTTTACTATATCAGTTTACAAACAAGTCAAAGTGCCGATTTTATAAGCGCTTTTAAACTTAATCCATCAGAACTAGTCTTTATTCTATTAGCTTGTCTTATAGGTATCTTTTCGGCTTTGATTCCTGCTATTAAAGCATACAAGACGACTATATCGCATATTTTATCGAACAATTAA
- a CDS encoding sensor histidine kinase, giving the protein MRETSYNYRKNFGLLFVFFAFVTLLYLVVIFAARNYTVNHIDNEFTNRKSEIFDQTLVPFNDFFQNRIPEVSFYQGYLDSLEAGKYSYSVLSSYPFVKQIAFYDMLFSNDNRELTGFSINGLNIRPKTLSIFTITKRGLNKRYITKREEMGPYNDELNNMGIKVASYIDKLQSSSKLTDRDILQIFYSSQPGRITYLNIPRITDLLVYKDIMDRKLDQIVNYEQDMFVFSLDPTVLDIKNIYPNLYEKIEVVPIVRAPVTSEIKEYITEMPLPGALADYKLLFHSSESFISKEVNRSFFPIVIGISLVYLILLVILYLIYRNLEINGRLFKLQYDFINNLTHEFKTPVSVIKIAGNNIKSAQYLSDDERIMYGNILDQESDRLNNLMNKLLSFSQIENKTIKLKKEEIDLNSFVDNIVASTQLKHTDFRISKEINVKSSLLADPVLLTSVFQNLIDNAYKYSDQKRKILDIKIQQNKKNFVIIFKDEGIGISKNEFTNIFKKFYRIKSQYNQQGSIGLGLAFCKEITEFMGGEISVKSEVGKGTTFTLIFSV; this is encoded by the coding sequence ATGAGGGAAACGAGTTATAATTATCGGAAAAATTTTGGCTTACTTTTTGTTTTTTTTGCCTTTGTAACGCTGCTATATTTAGTTGTTATTTTTGCTGCTCGAAATTATACAGTAAATCATATTGATAATGAGTTTACGAACCGAAAATCGGAAATCTTTGATCAGACACTAGTTCCATTTAATGACTTTTTTCAAAACCGTATTCCTGAAGTTTCTTTTTATCAAGGTTATTTGGATTCTTTAGAAGCGGGTAAATATTCCTATAGTGTTCTCAGTTCATATCCATTTGTCAAGCAAATTGCATTTTATGATATGCTTTTTAGCAATGATAACAGAGAGCTTACAGGTTTTTCTATCAATGGATTAAATATTAGACCAAAAACATTATCCATTTTTACTATCACCAAACGGGGTTTAAATAAAAGGTATATTACTAAGCGTGAAGAGATGGGGCCTTACAACGATGAGTTGAATAATATGGGCATTAAGGTGGCAAGTTATATTGATAAATTACAATCAAGTTCTAAATTAACAGATCGCGATATCCTGCAAATTTTTTACTCTAGTCAACCTGGGCGCATTACTTATCTGAATATACCCCGCATTACGGACTTATTGGTCTATAAGGATATCATGGATAGAAAATTAGATCAGATAGTGAACTACGAACAAGATATGTTTGTTTTTAGTTTGGATCCAACTGTGTTGGATATTAAAAACATCTATCCAAATCTGTATGAGAAAATAGAAGTAGTACCTATTGTCAGAGCCCCCGTAACTTCTGAGATTAAAGAATATATAACCGAAATGCCATTACCTGGGGCTTTGGCTGATTATAAATTACTTTTTCACTCCAGTGAATCATTTATTTCTAAAGAAGTGAACCGTAGTTTTTTTCCAATCGTCATTGGTATTTCTTTAGTTTATTTAATCCTATTGGTTATTCTGTATTTGATTTATCGTAATTTAGAGATCAATGGACGGCTATTTAAATTGCAATACGACTTTATCAATAATCTGACACATGAATTTAAAACGCCAGTTAGTGTAATCAAAATAGCGGGGAATAATATTAAAAGTGCACAATATTTGTCAGATGATGAACGTATTATGTATGGTAATATATTGGATCAAGAATCTGATCGATTGAATAATCTGATGAACAAATTGCTTTCATTTAGTCAGATTGAAAATAAGACGATTAAGTTAAAAAAAGAAGAAATTGATCTGAATTCTTTTGTTGATAATATTGTTGCTTCAACACAATTAAAACATACAGATTTTAGAATATCAAAGGAAATAAATGTTAAATCAAGTTTATTAGCCGATCCTGTATTGTTGACTAGTGTGTTTCAGAATTTGATCGACAATGCCTACAAGTATTCAGACCAAAAAAGGAAAATATTAGATATTAAAATACAACAAAATAAAAAGAATTTTGTTATTATCTTTAAGGACGAAGGGATAGGTATAAGTAAAAATGAATTTACGAATATATTTAAGAAATTCTATCGTATAAAAAGTCAATATAATCAACAAGGAAGTATTGGTTTAGGGTTAGCCTTTTGTAAAGAAATAACAGAATTTATGGGGGGTGAAATTTCTGTTAAAAGTGAAGTAGGTAAAGGAACTACTTTTACTCTCATTTTTTCAGTCTAA
- a CDS encoding 16S rRNA (uracil(1498)-N(3))-methyltransferase, which produces MQLFFTEEIKPDFKNFILSEEESKHAIRVLRLQVGDGVHLMDGRGGLYEAEILDPHPKRTVLTILNVQENYQQSSYHLHIAVAPTKNIDRFEWFLEKATEIGIQEITPLICEHSERKEVKLDRLNKVIISAIKQSLKAYIPKLNPAISFNEFCKQQENTNAIKTIAHCTDSEKKYLNQVLTPKKTYIVLIGPEGDFSTTEIEQALKMGYQPISLGEARLRTETAALTSCMEVSLLNRA; this is translated from the coding sequence ATGCAACTTTTTTTTACAGAAGAGATTAAACCCGATTTTAAGAATTTCATCTTAAGTGAAGAAGAAAGTAAGCATGCCATTCGTGTTCTTCGCCTTCAAGTAGGAGATGGGGTTCACTTAATGGATGGCCGTGGTGGATTGTATGAAGCAGAAATTTTAGATCCTCATCCTAAAAGAACTGTTTTAACGATTTTAAATGTACAGGAAAACTATCAACAGTCTTCCTATCATTTGCATATTGCAGTAGCACCAACTAAAAATATAGACCGTTTTGAATGGTTTTTAGAAAAGGCTACTGAAATTGGTATTCAAGAAATTACTCCCTTGATATGTGAACATTCAGAACGAAAAGAGGTTAAATTGGATCGCCTGAATAAAGTGATCATTTCAGCAATAAAACAATCATTAAAAGCTTATATCCCCAAATTGAACCCCGCTATTAGCTTTAATGAGTTCTGCAAACAGCAAGAAAATACAAATGCTATTAAAACAATAGCACATTGTACCGATAGTGAAAAGAAATATTTAAATCAAGTTTTGACACCTAAAAAGACTTATATTGTACTGATTGGTCCAGAAGGAGATTTTTCAACAACAGAAATTGAACAGGCTCTAAAAATGGGCTATCAACCGATCTCTTTGGGAGAGGCTCGATTAAGAACCGAAACTGCAGCTTTAACTTCCTGTATGGAAGTTTCACTACTAAATAGAGCATAA
- a CDS encoding DedA family protein, with protein sequence MQDLLLSFQQLLNPEELLSSGGFYLVLLIVFAETGLFFGFFLPGDYLLFLAGLFCALNKIQVDIVTLCVGLVGSGVLGNFAGYWFGYRAGPMLFKRKDSLIFKRKYVIMAEEFYHKYGGTALIIGRFVPIVRTFAPIFAGVVKLDFKKFVIFNISGALLWVLILTLSGYFLGIEFPWIINYVEYIIVGLIAVAFLPIVITLIRRRLKENKNKQNIQ encoded by the coding sequence ATGCAAGATCTTTTGTTGTCTTTTCAACAATTATTGAACCCAGAGGAATTACTAAGCTCTGGCGGTTTTTATTTAGTTTTACTAATTGTATTTGCTGAAACAGGTTTATTTTTTGGTTTCTTTTTACCGGGGGATTATTTGCTATTTTTAGCTGGATTATTTTGTGCTTTAAATAAAATTCAAGTTGATATCGTTACCTTATGTGTGGGATTAGTCGGGTCTGGAGTTCTTGGGAATTTTGCAGGATATTGGTTTGGTTATCGAGCTGGGCCTATGCTCTTTAAAAGAAAGGATAGTCTCATATTTAAACGCAAATATGTGATAATGGCAGAGGAGTTTTATCATAAATATGGAGGTACAGCACTAATTATTGGTCGTTTTGTACCTATTGTCCGTACCTTTGCACCTATTTTTGCCGGAGTTGTTAAACTTGACTTTAAAAAATTTGTAATTTTTAATATTTCAGGAGCATTACTTTGGGTTCTAATATTAACCCTATCTGGTTATTTCTTAGGAATTGAATTCCCTTGGATTATCAATTATGTAGAATATATCATCGTTGGATTAATTGCAGTTGCATTTTTACCAATTGTTATTACGTTAATTAGACGTAGATTGAAAGAAAATAAAAACAAACAAAACATACAGTAA